The Mastomys coucha isolate ucsf_1 unplaced genomic scaffold, UCSF_Mcou_1 pScaffold14, whole genome shotgun sequence genome window below encodes:
- the LOC116088733 gene encoding UDP-glucuronosyltransferase 1-3-like: MQLRLLQTSPVLAMGIQMFLQKLSGLLFLLCALPWTEGEKVLVFPMEGSHWLSMRDVVRELHTRGHQTVVLAPEVSVNIKEENFFTLKTYSVPYTKEEYRHQFLGHLQKVFETEFSLKFVLQNMASVNNVSTFYVRSCMGLLHNVALIQLLNSSSFDVVLTDPFFPCGAVLAMHLRVPAVFFLQSMLCELEFEATYSPNPSSYVPRLLTTNSDHMSFLERVKNMVYPLPWMYFCHVNYGPLERLASEVLQREVSLVEVLRHASVWLLRKDFVFHYPRPFMPNMVFIGGINCANRKPLTQVCIQSLFK; this comes from the coding sequence ATGCAGCTTAGATTGTTGCAGACTTCTCCTGTGTTAGCCATGGGAATTCAAATGTTCCTACAAAAACTCTCAGGACTGCTGTTCCTGCTGTGTGCCCTACCCTGGACTGAAGGTGAGAAGGTGCTGGTGTTTCCCATGGAGGGCAGCCACTGGCTGAGCATGAGGGATGTTGTGAGAGAGCTCCACACCCGAGGTCACCAGACTGTGGTCCTGGCTCCAGAGGTGTCCGTGAACATCAAAGAAGAGAACTTCTTCACCCTTAAAACCTACAGCGTTCCATACACCAAGGAAGAGTACAGGCACCAATTCCTGGGCCACCTTCAAAAAGTTTTTGAAACTGAATTTTCTCTGAAGTTTGTTTTACAGAACATGGCAAGTGTAAATAACGTATCAACATTCTATGTGAGATCTTGCATGGGTCTGCTGCACAACGTGGCTCTGATCCAGCTCCTGAATTCCAGTTCCTTCGATGTGGTGTTGACAGACCCCTTTTTCCCCTGTGGGGCAGTGCTGGCTATGCACCTGCGTGTTCCTGCTGTGTTTTTCCTGCAATCCATGCTCTGTGAACTAGAATTTGAGGCAACATACAGTCCAAACCCTTCTTCTTATGTTCCTAGGTTACTAACCACGAATTCTGATCACATGAGCTTCCTAGAAAGAGTGAAGAACATGGTTTACCCTTTGCCATGGATGTATTTTTGCCATGTTAATTATGGTCCTTTGGAGAGACTTGCCTCTGAGGTTTTGCAGAGGGAGGTGTCCTTGGTGGAGGTTCTCAGACATGCATCTGTGTGGCTACTGAGAAAGGACTTTGTGTTCCACTACCCCAGGCCCTTCATGCCCAACATGGTATTCATTGGGGGCATAAACTGTGCCAACAGGAAGCCACTCACTCAGGTCTGTATTCAGTCTTTATTCAAATGA